In the Gossypium raimondii isolate GPD5lz chromosome 9, ASM2569854v1, whole genome shotgun sequence genome, one interval contains:
- the LOC105798315 gene encoding LOW QUALITY PROTEIN: protein KINESIN LIGHT CHAIN-RELATED 2 (The sequence of the model RefSeq protein was modified relative to this genomic sequence to represent the inferred CDS: inserted 1 base in 1 codon): protein MPGLAMDARNGESGVVELNNGVSTAYKDSFVEERSPRSALSPKSQHGLAIDGEMEASIEQLYHNVYEMQSSEQSPSMSSYGSYIDESRIDSELRHLVRDFGVVETTEEVVAEKNETEGVCDLASKKQQSESSEKMMKKKKKKKDQARGVKHRYRLQSDTEASAKSSPKSKSSQEKNPFEKERNARKVVNAASPLGKQRNSLVDGSENPDLGPVLLKQTRDMMSSGENPKKALELALRATKSFEKCTDGKPSLDLVMSLHVLAALYSNLGQYNEAIPVLERSIEIPVIEDGQTHALAKFAGCMQLGDTYAMQGQIENSILCYTAGLEIQRQVLGETDPRVGETCRYVAEAHVQALQFDEAEKLCQIALDIHGENGAPASIEEAADRKLMGLICDSKGDYESALEHYVLASMAMAANGNEVDVASIDCSIGDAYLSLARYDEAILAYQKALTVYKSAKGENHPRVASVYVRLADLHNKIGKVRDSRTYCEDALRIYGKPNPGIPSEEIASGLIDIAAIYQSMNDLDQALKLLKKALTIFGEAPGQQSTIAGIEAQMGVMYYMMGSYTDSYNTFKSSISKFRASGEKKSALFGIALNQMGLACIQRYSINEATDLFEEARNILEKEYGPYHPDTLGVYSNLAGTYDAMGRLNDAIEILDYVVDIREEKLGTANPDVIDEKRRLGELLKEAGRVRSRKPRSLVTLLXTSTQIIKDDGIKVS from the exons atgccTGGATTAGCTATGGATGCAAGGAATGGAGAAAGTGGAGTTGTGGAACTCAACAACGGAGTTTCCACTGCTTATAAAGATAGTTTTGTTGAAGAAAGATCTCCAAGAAGTGCATTAAGTCCAAAGAGTCAACACGGTTTGGCCATTGATGGGGAAATGGAAGCTTCCATTGAGCAGCTTTATCATAATGTCTATGAGATGCAGAGCTCTGAACAATCTCCATCCATGTCTAGTTATGGATCGTACATTGATGAATCGAGGATCGATTCCGAATTGCGCCATCTTGTTAGGGATTTTGGCGTTGTTGAAACGACAGAAGAGGTTGTTGCAGAGAAAAATGAAACAGAAGGTGTTTGTGACTTGGCCTCTAAGAAACAACAAAGTGAGTCTAGTgagaaaatgatgaagaagaagaagaagaagaaggaccAAGCTCGAGGTGTTAAGCATCGGTATCGGTTGCAATCAGATACCGAAGCATCGGCAAAATCGAGTCCAAAGAGCAAATCTTCTCAAGAGAAAAATCCATTTGAAAAGGAGAGGAATGCAAGAAAAGTAGTAAATGCAGCTTCTCCTTTGGGGAAACAAAGGAATTCTCTAGTGGACGGATCAGAAAATCCGGACCTTGGACCAGTTTTGCTCAAGCAGACAAGGGATATGATGTCTTCCGGTGAAAATCCGAAGAAGGCCCTTGAATTGGCTCTTCGAGCAACAAAATCATTCGAGAAATGCACGGATGGCAAACCAAGTCTAGACCTCGTAATGTCTTTACATGTTCTTGCAGCATTATACTCCAACTTAGGCCAATACAATGAAGCAATTCCAGTTCTTGAGCGCTCGATCGAGATTCCAGTAATTGAGGATGGCCAAACTCATGCACTTGCTAAATTTGCTGGATGCATGCAGTTAGGTGATACCTATGCAATGCAGGGCCAAATCGAGAACTCAATATTGTGTTATACAGCAGGTTTGGAGATCCAAAGACAAGTTCTTGGAGAAACTGATCCTCGAGTAGGCGAGACATGTCGGTATGTGGCTGAAGCACATGTACAAGCACTGCAGTTTGATGAGGCTGAGAAGCTTTGTCAAATAGCTCTTGACATCCACGGTGAGAATGGTGCACCGGCTTCTATCGAAGAAGCTGCTGATAGAAAACTCATGGGACTCATTTGTGACTCAAAAGGAGACTACGAATCAGCCCTCGAGCACTATGTTTTAGCTAGCATGGCCATGGCAGCAAATGGCAATGAAGTGGATGTTGCTTCAATTGATTGTAGTATCGGAGATGCATATTTATCGTTGGCTCGGTACGATGAGGCAATTTTGGCTTATCAAAAAGCACTCACAGTGTATAAATCTGCAAAAGGAGAGAATCATCCAAGAGTTGCTTCGGTTTACGTTCGGTTGGCTGATTTGCACAATAAGATAGGAAAAGTAAGGGATTCCCGAACTTATTGCGAGGACGCACTCCGGATTTACGGAAAGCCAAACCCTGGAATCCCTTCTGAAGAGATTGCCAGTGGCCTCATTGACATTGCTGCTATATATCAATCTATGAATGATCTGGATCAAGCACTCAAACTACTTAAGAAGGCTTTAACCATTTTCGGCGAAGCCCCGGGTCAACAAAGTACAATTGCAGGCATTGAAGCACAGATGGGAGTCATGTATTATATGATGGGGAGCTATACCGATTCCTACAATACCTTCAAAAGTTCCATTTCCAAGTTCCGAGCTAGCGGAGAAAAGAAATCTGCCTTGTTCGGTATCGCTCTGAATCAAATGGGGCTTGCCTGCATTCAACGATACTCAATAAACGAGGCAACCGATCTGTTCGAAGAAGCAAGGAACATATTAGAGAAGGAATATGGTCCATATCACCCTGATACATTAGGGGTGTATAGCAATCTAGCTGGTACCTATGACGCAATGGGAAG GTTGAATGATGCCATTGAAATCCTGGATTATGTTGTTGACATAAGAGAAGAGAAGCTCGGAACAGCGAATCCAGATGTTATCGACGAGAAACGAAGGTTAGGGGAGTTATTGAAGGAAGCAGGCCGGGTTCGGAGCCGAAAACCGAGATCATTAGTGACCCTTC ACACCAGCACTCAGATAATCAAAGATGACGGTATCAAGGTATCATAA
- the LOC105798316 gene encoding carbonic anhydrase, chloroplastic isoform X2, with amino-acid sequence MSTASINGWCLTSSSSTTTTSSFSARRRPTLRPSVVASLNSSPSPPTLIQDRPVFAAPIPLLTPREEMGNKSYDEAIEALKKLLSEKGELKAEAAARVDQITAELNTASADGKPSDSSVERLKEGFVYFKKEKYEKNPALYGELAKGQSPKYMIVACSDSRVCPSHVLDMQPGEAFVVRNVANMVPPYDQIKYAGIGSAIEYAVLHLKVQEIVVIGHSACGGIKGLMSFPFDGNNSTDFIEDWVKIGIPAKTKVLAEHGGEPLGVQCTHCEKEAVNVSLGNLLSYPFVRDGLVKKTLGIKGGYYDFVKGSFELWSLQFQLSSSLSVKDVATILHWKLY; translated from the exons ATGTCGACGGCTTCTATCAACGGTTGGTGCCTTACCTCCTCTTCTTCCACCACTACCACCTCCTCTTTTTCCGCTCGTCGACGACCTACATTGCGGCCTTCGGTCGTCGCTAGCCTTAACTCTTCTCCTTCTCCTCCGACTCTTATCCAAGACCGCCCGGTTTTTGCTGCCCCTATTCCTTTGCTCACCCCg AGAGAAGAGATGGGAAACAAGTCCTACGACGAAGCCATTGAAGCTCTCAAGAAACTTCTCAG TGAGAAAGGAGAACTGAAAGCTGAAGCAGCTGCAAGGGTAGATCAAATAACAGCAGAGTTAAACACAGCATCAGCTGATGGCAAACCATCTGACTCTTCTGTTGAGAGACTGAAAGAAGGCTTCGTTTActtcaagaaagaaaaatatga AAAGAATCCTGCTCTGTATGGTGAGCTTGCCAAGGGTCAAAGCCCTAAG TATATGATTGTTGCCTGCTCGGACTCTAGGGTCTGCCCATCTCATGTGCTGGACATGCAACCTGGTGAAGCTTTTGTGGTCCGTAATGTTGCTAACATGGTGCCACCATATGACCAG ATTAAATATGCTGGCATTGGATCTGCTATTGAATATGCAGTTTTGCATCTCAAG GTACAAGAAATTGTGGTGATTGGACACAGTGCCTGTGGTGGAATCAAGGGGCTTATGTCTTTCCCATTTGATGGAAACAACTCAAC TGATTTCATAGAGGATTGGGTTAAGATTGGAATCCCTGCTAAGACCAAGGTGCTAGCTGAACATGGTGGTGAGCCTTTGGGAGTCCAATGTACACACTGCGAGAAG GAAGCAGTGAATGTATCCCTTGGAAACCTGCTGAGTTATCCATTTGTGAGAGATGGATTGGTGAAGAAAACCCTGGGAATCAAGGGCGGTTACTATGACTTCGTTAAAGGAAGTTTCGAGCTATGGAGTCTTCAGTTCCAACTTTCAAGCTCTCTCTCT GTAAAAGATGTGGCCACCATACTCCATTGGAAGCTCTACTAG
- the LOC105797436 gene encoding uncharacterized protein LOC105797436, whose translation MPERIIFDNALNLNNSTIAEVCEQFNIKHHNSSPYCQKMNCAVEAANKIKKIVAKMAETYKDWHEKLPFALLDYRTSIRTSTGATPFSLVYEMEAVLPIEVEIHSLRVLAELKLDEAEWIQSQYDQLNLIEEKRSCSSERRSVKIIDFAFLH comes from the exons atgcctgaaaggatTATATTTGACAATGCgctgaatttgaataacagcACAATAGCAGAAGTCTGTGAACAGTTCAATATCAAACACCATAATTCGTCACCGTATTGTCAAAAAATGAATTGTGCAGTAGAGGCGGCTAACAAAATTAAGAAGATTGTGGcaaaaatggctgaaacttacaaggattggcatgagaaattaccattcgCTCTTTTGGATTACCGAACATCTatcaggacttctactggggcaactcctttttctttggtttatgaAATGGAGGCAGTTCTACCTATTGAGGTGGAAATTCattctctccgggtattggctgagttAAAACTAGATGAGgctgaatggatccaatctcagTATGATCAATTGAacctgattgaagagaaaag gtcatgttcctcaGAGAGAAGATCAGTGAAGATAATAGATTTTGCCTTCTTGCACTGA